The following coding sequences are from one Melospiza melodia melodia isolate bMelMel2 chromosome 2, bMelMel2.pri, whole genome shotgun sequence window:
- the LOC134414801 gene encoding uncharacterized protein LOC134414801 isoform X2 has product MDQTLNPCNSTKSAHFCGDNKMLINPLVLKKKLNRMATEQGAFAVLSSLLQYVTELSAGDPQISNKRTKWAEGKENQVSSNQPCPDPVRVQYPTRFQLLRSRFLNTNREPYTKKRREVGKLVIKEKMWVSRAGNKLDRSRDRKGDGKAVDEDADTAPSDRARWTSVTGKNTVKNILKKFLAAEEKEAKGESPSWKKKGANSSLPKIVNKNSVLSKLKEKFEQSTLCSAAEVKASLLRKGERKTKTFPSRKAIHKPEVRVLRMAAMTATGIKSPESQNLVCSMVPVPRFSMATKINHPWSWSKNNATKQPFGHGTLLREKEGSNRDHRENKTLGNAAQVREDKEELLVAPEAMSNAKDCAEGKTDSTKQESNFNPVLNNSSTTHENKALADCIPPSPECDRTNMPAGPDTSSLLGITNALQHVKEDSPPSDSPDSGTAEGSHEQSPQDTTPGEIPEISLYVYGSDEDDTELTEPEKDPFFAGQKCVPEQKALENMLPFYSPKFSASCEVEPSMDDQQLTVLIPASGTKPPIEALDLRGKCFKEAKKEETFHSEDKMSSTSSKNDSEVPNIEEEENNSPNSQMQNELKTMQPQAPQMNFSSQNNFNVSSGDMQVPDTNQNKPTLSSNESLEPKPGAAAEEDTSSPLEKTQSPLPGDLVKHSSFISEEDFGKDKLSSSNEGMNYANNQALQRSSLTDLETCHKPSESFIEHEEDTADEMPWPDSEAWQSPLATPSPISMSGIAGQSIHSTLRNPPALPPLDLVGQGAGAAENEHDSYGCEKHPHPPSAELTKGGDDTMQEKKIGWDFRNQALFPDDATENENSTDKETNTCQRLENCLSHSTTKPGKNENKTTLAGNPLLPLGKSQTPILDDTKKQECGMLEENLIPSSTELVSDQKKDAKSRNKISECTRDKLFSSDDDMKNEIDSVETEEKEERNVLHKWEQEQVFTPSDTVDHDNNSSNENDAHSLQTSQLPSSEHDTNIQGMKNTGESLENLVSPKDFMKHKEDVTGDENIYYNNRKKHLDPSDEPMKLTNDSEGLQNVKSDFNNYSRPPRHTSQDNKMADEDNTSLETQKQMPPGGLVKPETKPDKKETKHISEMFQSPSSNKVPDSQDRSSSGERKQETPVAEDIGSPETEVVKEDIEQQFSGKPQFSGKHQLPPPRKSEMHEENNPGLKQEMRFEDFLTPDTNTAKEKEELPGSRKCSSVPPETLVKPQEKITAEQKQKTSESSGFRKPGTNSVKEKDEDPNTEKLSSSNEVLKPQEKSASGERKQKTPAGEDSRSPEEKDVKEKEKDKYQASGDHPLPPSSKLLKPEKNIPGGEKPEAVPESFTKPDANAVKDKSKDPASGMCQSPHSDLPVKSEENNATVKKKHLPPPHDEKPTYKSGSPEKKSEPERREKYQLGSSAQSERHSNDGSGEEGPLGDFRSYQAPSPSNGINCKSSAVPKETSLSNTEKSPKTFSSSQAASKDEINPAGKREKQPGFKKYKALSSKTLVRHERGAAEREGSGQAAGKTSEKKAELEDCSKATPFSKYTVESYSEGSLDSAFKPLIIRVTDTFKHHS; this is encoded by the exons ATGGATCAAACACTCAACCCATGCAACAG CACCAAAAGCGCACACTTCTGTGGAGACAATAAGATGCTTATAAACCCTCTGGTGCTGAAGAAGAAGCTCAATAGGATGGCAACAGAGCAAGGAGCCTTTGCTGTTCTCAGCAGCCTGCTGCAATACGTCACTGAGCTCTCAGCCGGCGATCCGCAGATCAGCAACAAGAGGACAAAATGGGCAGAAGGTAAAGAAAACCAGGTGAGCTCTAACCAGCCATGTCCAGATCCAGTCAGGGTTCAGTATCCAACCAGATTTCAGCTCTTGCGGTCCAGGTTTCTAAACACCAATCGCGAGCCATACACCAAGAAGAGAAGAGAAGTCGGCAAACTGGTCATTAAAGAGAAGATGTGGGTGAGCAGGGCTGGCAACAAGCTGGACAGAAGCAGAGACAGGAAGGGAGATGGAAAAGCAGTGGATGAGGATGCAGACACAGCACCCAGCGATAGGGCAAGGTGGACTAGTGTGACTGGGAAAAACACAGTGAAGAACATCCTGAAGAAATTTTTAGCTGCTGAAGAAAAAGAAGCCAAAGGGGAGTCTCCCAGCTGGAAAAAGAAGGGAGCAAACAGCAGTTTGCCAAAAATAGTCAACAAGAATTCAGTCTTGTCCAAACTGAAGGAGAAGTTTGAACAAAGcactctctgctcagctgcagaaGTGAAAGCATCGCTCTTGCGCAAAggtgagagaaagacaaaaacctTCCCCAGCAGAAAAGCTATTCATAAGCCTGAGGTCAGAGTGCTGCGCATGGCAGCAATGACAGCCACAGGTATAAAGAGTCCAGAGTCCCAAAATTTAGTGTGCTCCATGGTTCCAGTGCCCAGATTCAGCATGGCTACCAAAATTAACCATCCTTGGAGCTGGTCGAAAAATAATGCCACAAAGCAGCCTTTTGGTCATGGCACACTGCTGAGGGAAAAGGAGGGATCCAACAGAGACCACAGAGAGAACAAAACCCTGGGAAATGCAGCACAGGTCAGGGAGGACAAAGAAGAGTTACTAGTGGCACCAGAGGCCATGTCAAATGCAAAGGACTGTGCTGAGGGTAAAACAGATTCCACAAAACAGGAATCCAACTTTAACCCTGTTCTAAATAACTCTTCAACTACTCATGAAAACAAAGCTCTTGCAGACTGCATCCCTCCCTCACCTGAATGTGACAGGACTAACATGCCAGCTGGGCCTGACACATCTTCACTATTGGGAATTACCAATGCTCTGCAACATGTGAAGGAAGACAGCCCACCTTCTGACTCACCTGACTCTGGCACAGCTGAAGGATCCCATGAACAAAGTCCTCAGGATACTACACCAGGAGAGATTCCTGAAATATCTCTCTATGTATATGGTTCAGATGAAGATGACACAGAGCTCACAGAGCCAGAAAAAGATCCTTTCTTTGCAGGCCAAAAATGTGTTCCAGAGCAGAAAGCACTGGAAAACATGCTGCCATTTTACTCTCCAAAATTTTCAGCATCTTGTGAAGTTGAGCCCTCAATGGATGATCAACAGCTAACGGTCCTAATACCAGCTTCTGGCACAAAGCCACCAATAGAGGCACTGGATTTAAGAGGCAAATGTTTTAAGGAagccaaaaaagaagaaacattTCACAGTGAAGACAAAATGTCTTCTACTTCCAGCAAAAATGATAGTGAGGTCCCAAATATAGAGGAGGAGGAAAATAATTCACCCAACAGCCAAATGCAAAATGAATTAAAAACCATGCAGCCTCAGGCTCCTCAAATGAATTTTAGCtcacaaaataattttaatgttTCCAGTGGGGACATGCAAGTTCCAGACACAAATCAGAACAAACCTACACTCTCCTCAAATGAGAGCCTGGAGCCAAagcctggtgctgcagcagaagAGGACACCTCTTCTCCTTTGGAAAAGACACAAAGCCCTTTGCCAGGTGATCTTGTTAAGCACAGTTCCTTTATTTCAGAAGAAGATTTTGGGAAGGACAAATTATCTTCATCAAATGAAGGGATGAATTATGCAAACAATCAAGCCCTGCAAAGGAGTTCCTTAACTGACCTGGAGACCTGCCACAAGCCATCTGAATCCTTCATTGAGCATGAAGAGGACACTGCAGATGAGATGCCCTGGCCTGACTCTGAGGCATGGCAGTCACCCTTGGCAACCCCTTCACCAATATCGATGAGTGGGATTGCAGGACAAAGTATCCATAGCACTCTTAGAAATCCTCCTGCACTTCCACCTCTTGATCTGGTGGGACAGGGAGCTGGTGCTGCGGAAAACGAGCATGACAGCTATGGCTGTGAGAAGCATCCACACCCCCCTTCAGCTGAGTTGACAAAGGGTGGGGATGACACAATGCAGGAGAAGAAAATTGGGTGGGATTTTAGGAACCAAGCACTCTTCCCAGATGATGCAACAGAAAATGAAAACTCTACAGACAAAGAGACAAATACATGTCAGAGACTTGAAAACTGTCTTTCACATTCAACCACAAagccaggaaaaaatgaaaataaaaccacaCTAGCAGGAAATCCCCTATTACCCTTAGGGAAGAGCCAAACACCAATATTAGATGATACTAAAAAGCAAGAATGTGGCATGCTAGAAGAGAACCTGATTCCTTCATCAACTGAATTGGTCTCAGACCAAAAGAAGGATGCAAAAAGTAGAAATAAAATATCTGAATGCACAAGGGATAAGCTCTTCTCCTCAGATGATGACATGAAGAATGAAATTGATAGCGTGGAGACAgaggagaaagaagagagaaatgtCTTGCATAAATGGGAGCAGGAACAAGTATTCACACCAAGTGATACTGTGGACCATGATAATAACTCTTCAAATGAGAATGATGCTCACAGTCTTCAAACATCCCAGTTACCTTCATCAGAGCATGATACCAACATTCAAGGCATGAAAAATACTGGAGAGAGTTTGGAGAATCTAGTATCTCCAAAAGATTTTATGAAACATAAAGAGGATGTGACAGGAGATGAAAACATCTATTACAATAATAGGAAAAAACATCTGGACCCATCAGATGAGCCAATGAAACTTACAAATGACAGTGAAGGGCTACAAAATGTCAAGTCAGACTTCAACAATTATTCAAGGCCACCAAGACATACAAGTCAGGACAATAAGATGGCCGATGAGGACAATACCTCTCTAGAGACACAGAAACAGATGCCACCAGGTGGTCTTGTAAAGCCTGAAACTAAGCCAGACAAAAAAGAGACTAAACATATCTCTGAGATGTTCCAGTCACCTTCTTCAAACAAAGTGCCAGATTCTCAAGACAGAAGCTCTTCAGGAGAGAGGAAGCAAGAGACACCAGTGGCAGAAGACATTGGATCACCTGAAACAGAGGTTGTAAAAGAGGATATTGAGCAGCAGTTTTCTGGGAAGCCCCAGTTTTCTGGGAAGCACCAGTTACCTCCGCCAAGAAAATCAGAAATGCATGAGGAAAATAATCCAGGACTCAAACAGGAAATGAGATTTGAAGATTTTCTGACACCTGATACAAATACTGCAAAAGAGAAAGAGGAACTTCCAGGTTCCAGGAAGTGTTCATCAGTACCACCAGAAACATTGGTTAAGCCTCAAGAAAAAATTACTgcagaacaaaagcaaaaaacatcAGAATCTTCAGGTTTTAGGAAGCCTGGTACTAATTCTGTAAAAGAAAAGGATGAAGATCCAAATACTGAGAAGCTGTCTTCTTCAAATGAAGTACTGAAGCCTCAAGAAAAAAGTGCTTCAGGAGAGAGGAAGCAGAAGACACCAGCAGGAGAGGACAGCAGGTCACCTGAAGAAAAGGAtgtaaaagagaaagagaaagataaATACCAAGCTTCTGGTGACCATCCGTTACCTCCTTCAAGTAAATTATTGAAGCCTGAGAAAAATATTCCAGGAGGAGAAAAACCAGAAGCTGTACCTGAAAGTTTTACAAAGCCTGATGCAAATGCTGTGAAAGATAAAAGCAAAGATCCAGCTTCTGGGATGTGCCAGTCCCCACACTCAGATTTGCCCGTGAAGTCTGAAGAGAATAATGCCACAGTCAAAAAGAAGCATTTGCCACCACCACATGATGAAAAACCAACGTATAAAAGTGGTAGTCCGGAAAAGAAGAGtgaacctgagagaagagagaaatACCAGCTAGGCTCTTCAGCTCAGTCAGAGAGGCACAGCAATGATGGCTCAGGAGAGGAGGGCCCTCTGGGTGATTTCAGAAGCTATCAAGCTCCATCACCAAGCAATGGCATAAACTGTAAAAGCAGTGCTGTCCCAAAAGAGACCAGTTTGTCTAATACAGAGAAATCCCCCAAAACATTCTCATCATCACAagctgcatcaaaagatgaaataAATCCTGCTGGAAAGAGAGAAAAGCAGCCTGGATTTAAGAAGTACAAAGCGCTCTCGTCAAAGACTTTGGTGAGGCATGAGAGAGGTGCTGCTGAAAGGGAGGGGAGTGGGCAGGCAGCTGGCAAAACCagtgagaaaaaggcagagctggaggactgCTCTAAAGCAACGCCATTCTCAAAATACACAGTGGAGAGCTACAGTGAAGGATCCTTAGATTCAGCTTTCAAACCATTGATCATTAGAGTAACTGACACATTTAAACATCACAGCTAA
- the LOC134414801 gene encoding uncharacterized protein LOC134414801 isoform X1, whose amino-acid sequence MDQTLNPCNRSCTKSAHFCGDNKMLINPLVLKKKLNRMATEQGAFAVLSSLLQYVTELSAGDPQISNKRTKWAEGKENQVSSNQPCPDPVRVQYPTRFQLLRSRFLNTNREPYTKKRREVGKLVIKEKMWVSRAGNKLDRSRDRKGDGKAVDEDADTAPSDRARWTSVTGKNTVKNILKKFLAAEEKEAKGESPSWKKKGANSSLPKIVNKNSVLSKLKEKFEQSTLCSAAEVKASLLRKGERKTKTFPSRKAIHKPEVRVLRMAAMTATGIKSPESQNLVCSMVPVPRFSMATKINHPWSWSKNNATKQPFGHGTLLREKEGSNRDHRENKTLGNAAQVREDKEELLVAPEAMSNAKDCAEGKTDSTKQESNFNPVLNNSSTTHENKALADCIPPSPECDRTNMPAGPDTSSLLGITNALQHVKEDSPPSDSPDSGTAEGSHEQSPQDTTPGEIPEISLYVYGSDEDDTELTEPEKDPFFAGQKCVPEQKALENMLPFYSPKFSASCEVEPSMDDQQLTVLIPASGTKPPIEALDLRGKCFKEAKKEETFHSEDKMSSTSSKNDSEVPNIEEEENNSPNSQMQNELKTMQPQAPQMNFSSQNNFNVSSGDMQVPDTNQNKPTLSSNESLEPKPGAAAEEDTSSPLEKTQSPLPGDLVKHSSFISEEDFGKDKLSSSNEGMNYANNQALQRSSLTDLETCHKPSESFIEHEEDTADEMPWPDSEAWQSPLATPSPISMSGIAGQSIHSTLRNPPALPPLDLVGQGAGAAENEHDSYGCEKHPHPPSAELTKGGDDTMQEKKIGWDFRNQALFPDDATENENSTDKETNTCQRLENCLSHSTTKPGKNENKTTLAGNPLLPLGKSQTPILDDTKKQECGMLEENLIPSSTELVSDQKKDAKSRNKISECTRDKLFSSDDDMKNEIDSVETEEKEERNVLHKWEQEQVFTPSDTVDHDNNSSNENDAHSLQTSQLPSSEHDTNIQGMKNTGESLENLVSPKDFMKHKEDVTGDENIYYNNRKKHLDPSDEPMKLTNDSEGLQNVKSDFNNYSRPPRHTSQDNKMADEDNTSLETQKQMPPGGLVKPETKPDKKETKHISEMFQSPSSNKVPDSQDRSSSGERKQETPVAEDIGSPETEVVKEDIEQQFSGKPQFSGKHQLPPPRKSEMHEENNPGLKQEMRFEDFLTPDTNTAKEKEELPGSRKCSSVPPETLVKPQEKITAEQKQKTSESSGFRKPGTNSVKEKDEDPNTEKLSSSNEVLKPQEKSASGERKQKTPAGEDSRSPEEKDVKEKEKDKYQASGDHPLPPSSKLLKPEKNIPGGEKPEAVPESFTKPDANAVKDKSKDPASGMCQSPHSDLPVKSEENNATVKKKHLPPPHDEKPTYKSGSPEKKSEPERREKYQLGSSAQSERHSNDGSGEEGPLGDFRSYQAPSPSNGINCKSSAVPKETSLSNTEKSPKTFSSSQAASKDEINPAGKREKQPGFKKYKALSSKTLVRHERGAAEREGSGQAAGKTSEKKAELEDCSKATPFSKYTVESYSEGSLDSAFKPLIIRVTDTFKHHS is encoded by the exons ATGGATCAAACACTCAACCCATGCAACAGGTCTTG CACCAAAAGCGCACACTTCTGTGGAGACAATAAGATGCTTATAAACCCTCTGGTGCTGAAGAAGAAGCTCAATAGGATGGCAACAGAGCAAGGAGCCTTTGCTGTTCTCAGCAGCCTGCTGCAATACGTCACTGAGCTCTCAGCCGGCGATCCGCAGATCAGCAACAAGAGGACAAAATGGGCAGAAGGTAAAGAAAACCAGGTGAGCTCTAACCAGCCATGTCCAGATCCAGTCAGGGTTCAGTATCCAACCAGATTTCAGCTCTTGCGGTCCAGGTTTCTAAACACCAATCGCGAGCCATACACCAAGAAGAGAAGAGAAGTCGGCAAACTGGTCATTAAAGAGAAGATGTGGGTGAGCAGGGCTGGCAACAAGCTGGACAGAAGCAGAGACAGGAAGGGAGATGGAAAAGCAGTGGATGAGGATGCAGACACAGCACCCAGCGATAGGGCAAGGTGGACTAGTGTGACTGGGAAAAACACAGTGAAGAACATCCTGAAGAAATTTTTAGCTGCTGAAGAAAAAGAAGCCAAAGGGGAGTCTCCCAGCTGGAAAAAGAAGGGAGCAAACAGCAGTTTGCCAAAAATAGTCAACAAGAATTCAGTCTTGTCCAAACTGAAGGAGAAGTTTGAACAAAGcactctctgctcagctgcagaaGTGAAAGCATCGCTCTTGCGCAAAggtgagagaaagacaaaaacctTCCCCAGCAGAAAAGCTATTCATAAGCCTGAGGTCAGAGTGCTGCGCATGGCAGCAATGACAGCCACAGGTATAAAGAGTCCAGAGTCCCAAAATTTAGTGTGCTCCATGGTTCCAGTGCCCAGATTCAGCATGGCTACCAAAATTAACCATCCTTGGAGCTGGTCGAAAAATAATGCCACAAAGCAGCCTTTTGGTCATGGCACACTGCTGAGGGAAAAGGAGGGATCCAACAGAGACCACAGAGAGAACAAAACCCTGGGAAATGCAGCACAGGTCAGGGAGGACAAAGAAGAGTTACTAGTGGCACCAGAGGCCATGTCAAATGCAAAGGACTGTGCTGAGGGTAAAACAGATTCCACAAAACAGGAATCCAACTTTAACCCTGTTCTAAATAACTCTTCAACTACTCATGAAAACAAAGCTCTTGCAGACTGCATCCCTCCCTCACCTGAATGTGACAGGACTAACATGCCAGCTGGGCCTGACACATCTTCACTATTGGGAATTACCAATGCTCTGCAACATGTGAAGGAAGACAGCCCACCTTCTGACTCACCTGACTCTGGCACAGCTGAAGGATCCCATGAACAAAGTCCTCAGGATACTACACCAGGAGAGATTCCTGAAATATCTCTCTATGTATATGGTTCAGATGAAGATGACACAGAGCTCACAGAGCCAGAAAAAGATCCTTTCTTTGCAGGCCAAAAATGTGTTCCAGAGCAGAAAGCACTGGAAAACATGCTGCCATTTTACTCTCCAAAATTTTCAGCATCTTGTGAAGTTGAGCCCTCAATGGATGATCAACAGCTAACGGTCCTAATACCAGCTTCTGGCACAAAGCCACCAATAGAGGCACTGGATTTAAGAGGCAAATGTTTTAAGGAagccaaaaaagaagaaacattTCACAGTGAAGACAAAATGTCTTCTACTTCCAGCAAAAATGATAGTGAGGTCCCAAATATAGAGGAGGAGGAAAATAATTCACCCAACAGCCAAATGCAAAATGAATTAAAAACCATGCAGCCTCAGGCTCCTCAAATGAATTTTAGCtcacaaaataattttaatgttTCCAGTGGGGACATGCAAGTTCCAGACACAAATCAGAACAAACCTACACTCTCCTCAAATGAGAGCCTGGAGCCAAagcctggtgctgcagcagaagAGGACACCTCTTCTCCTTTGGAAAAGACACAAAGCCCTTTGCCAGGTGATCTTGTTAAGCACAGTTCCTTTATTTCAGAAGAAGATTTTGGGAAGGACAAATTATCTTCATCAAATGAAGGGATGAATTATGCAAACAATCAAGCCCTGCAAAGGAGTTCCTTAACTGACCTGGAGACCTGCCACAAGCCATCTGAATCCTTCATTGAGCATGAAGAGGACACTGCAGATGAGATGCCCTGGCCTGACTCTGAGGCATGGCAGTCACCCTTGGCAACCCCTTCACCAATATCGATGAGTGGGATTGCAGGACAAAGTATCCATAGCACTCTTAGAAATCCTCCTGCACTTCCACCTCTTGATCTGGTGGGACAGGGAGCTGGTGCTGCGGAAAACGAGCATGACAGCTATGGCTGTGAGAAGCATCCACACCCCCCTTCAGCTGAGTTGACAAAGGGTGGGGATGACACAATGCAGGAGAAGAAAATTGGGTGGGATTTTAGGAACCAAGCACTCTTCCCAGATGATGCAACAGAAAATGAAAACTCTACAGACAAAGAGACAAATACATGTCAGAGACTTGAAAACTGTCTTTCACATTCAACCACAAagccaggaaaaaatgaaaataaaaccacaCTAGCAGGAAATCCCCTATTACCCTTAGGGAAGAGCCAAACACCAATATTAGATGATACTAAAAAGCAAGAATGTGGCATGCTAGAAGAGAACCTGATTCCTTCATCAACTGAATTGGTCTCAGACCAAAAGAAGGATGCAAAAAGTAGAAATAAAATATCTGAATGCACAAGGGATAAGCTCTTCTCCTCAGATGATGACATGAAGAATGAAATTGATAGCGTGGAGACAgaggagaaagaagagagaaatgtCTTGCATAAATGGGAGCAGGAACAAGTATTCACACCAAGTGATACTGTGGACCATGATAATAACTCTTCAAATGAGAATGATGCTCACAGTCTTCAAACATCCCAGTTACCTTCATCAGAGCATGATACCAACATTCAAGGCATGAAAAATACTGGAGAGAGTTTGGAGAATCTAGTATCTCCAAAAGATTTTATGAAACATAAAGAGGATGTGACAGGAGATGAAAACATCTATTACAATAATAGGAAAAAACATCTGGACCCATCAGATGAGCCAATGAAACTTACAAATGACAGTGAAGGGCTACAAAATGTCAAGTCAGACTTCAACAATTATTCAAGGCCACCAAGACATACAAGTCAGGACAATAAGATGGCCGATGAGGACAATACCTCTCTAGAGACACAGAAACAGATGCCACCAGGTGGTCTTGTAAAGCCTGAAACTAAGCCAGACAAAAAAGAGACTAAACATATCTCTGAGATGTTCCAGTCACCTTCTTCAAACAAAGTGCCAGATTCTCAAGACAGAAGCTCTTCAGGAGAGAGGAAGCAAGAGACACCAGTGGCAGAAGACATTGGATCACCTGAAACAGAGGTTGTAAAAGAGGATATTGAGCAGCAGTTTTCTGGGAAGCCCCAGTTTTCTGGGAAGCACCAGTTACCTCCGCCAAGAAAATCAGAAATGCATGAGGAAAATAATCCAGGACTCAAACAGGAAATGAGATTTGAAGATTTTCTGACACCTGATACAAATACTGCAAAAGAGAAAGAGGAACTTCCAGGTTCCAGGAAGTGTTCATCAGTACCACCAGAAACATTGGTTAAGCCTCAAGAAAAAATTACTgcagaacaaaagcaaaaaacatcAGAATCTTCAGGTTTTAGGAAGCCTGGTACTAATTCTGTAAAAGAAAAGGATGAAGATCCAAATACTGAGAAGCTGTCTTCTTCAAATGAAGTACTGAAGCCTCAAGAAAAAAGTGCTTCAGGAGAGAGGAAGCAGAAGACACCAGCAGGAGAGGACAGCAGGTCACCTGAAGAAAAGGAtgtaaaagagaaagagaaagataaATACCAAGCTTCTGGTGACCATCCGTTACCTCCTTCAAGTAAATTATTGAAGCCTGAGAAAAATATTCCAGGAGGAGAAAAACCAGAAGCTGTACCTGAAAGTTTTACAAAGCCTGATGCAAATGCTGTGAAAGATAAAAGCAAAGATCCAGCTTCTGGGATGTGCCAGTCCCCACACTCAGATTTGCCCGTGAAGTCTGAAGAGAATAATGCCACAGTCAAAAAGAAGCATTTGCCACCACCACATGATGAAAAACCAACGTATAAAAGTGGTAGTCCGGAAAAGAAGAGtgaacctgagagaagagagaaatACCAGCTAGGCTCTTCAGCTCAGTCAGAGAGGCACAGCAATGATGGCTCAGGAGAGGAGGGCCCTCTGGGTGATTTCAGAAGCTATCAAGCTCCATCACCAAGCAATGGCATAAACTGTAAAAGCAGTGCTGTCCCAAAAGAGACCAGTTTGTCTAATACAGAGAAATCCCCCAAAACATTCTCATCATCACAagctgcatcaaaagatgaaataAATCCTGCTGGAAAGAGAGAAAAGCAGCCTGGATTTAAGAAGTACAAAGCGCTCTCGTCAAAGACTTTGGTGAGGCATGAGAGAGGTGCTGCTGAAAGGGAGGGGAGTGGGCAGGCAGCTGGCAAAACCagtgagaaaaaggcagagctggaggactgCTCTAAAGCAACGCCATTCTCAAAATACACAGTGGAGAGCTACAGTGAAGGATCCTTAGATTCAGCTTTCAAACCATTGATCATTAGAGTAACTGACACATTTAAACATCACAGCTAA